Proteins encoded by one window of Candidatus Zixiibacteriota bacterium:
- a CDS encoding glutamate mutase L, producing MANVKPEDIEVILATDCGSTTTKAILIEKAEGQYRLMVRGEAPTTVEAPFEDVTMGVLNAVQEVEELSGRKLLNDKGEIIAPRDKNGNRVGTDIYISTSSAGGGLQMMVAGVVRSMTAESAERAALGAGAIVMDVISSNDKRQPYQQIERIRHLRPDMILLSGGIDGGTTTHVVELAELIGAADPRPRLGSSYNLPVIYAGNKDARVAVEGTLGKKVDLKIVDNLRPVLEMENLLPAREAIHDLFLEHVMAQAPGYKKLMDMTDAPIMPTPGAVGLIIKTVSEIEKIEVVGVDIGGATTDVFSVFQGVFNRTVSANLGMSYSVSNVFAEAGLDNVMRWVPFHMDERDLRNRVKNKMIRPTTIPQSMEELIFEQAIAKEALRLAFIQHKNFATVLKGVQQQRTIADAFEQKASGQTLVNMMTLNMLIGSGGVLSHAPRRQQSALMMIDAFLPEGVTRLAVDSIFMMPQLGVLSTVHPRAATEVFDKDCLIHLGTCIAPAGDAKEGREMMKYRIEMPDGKVEEGKLMFGEMKLFKLGLDEKTGLPLKAKAAFDPDGKLDLGEGPGKRRELTVSGGVVGIILDGRGRPFAVPTDDATRVRKLKEWMLALDIYPQEALERA from the coding sequence ATGGCAAACGTCAAACCGGAAGATATAGAAGTCATCCTGGCCACCGACTGCGGATCGACCACGACGAAGGCGATCCTCATAGAGAAAGCGGAGGGTCAATACCGCTTGATGGTGCGGGGCGAAGCTCCGACCACCGTCGAGGCGCCATTTGAAGATGTAACGATGGGTGTCCTGAATGCGGTTCAGGAAGTCGAGGAGTTGTCAGGCCGTAAGTTGTTGAACGATAAGGGCGAGATTATCGCTCCCCGCGACAAGAACGGCAATCGGGTCGGCACCGATATCTATATCTCGACCTCTTCGGCCGGCGGCGGCCTGCAGATGATGGTGGCCGGCGTGGTGCGCTCGATGACTGCCGAATCGGCAGAACGCGCTGCCCTTGGCGCCGGTGCGATCGTGATGGATGTGATTTCCTCCAACGATAAGCGGCAGCCCTACCAGCAGATTGAACGTATCCGTCACCTGCGCCCCGACATGATCCTTCTTTCCGGCGGCATCGACGGCGGTACGACCACGCACGTGGTTGAACTGGCGGAATTGATCGGGGCGGCTGATCCGCGGCCACGACTTGGCTCCAGCTACAATCTGCCGGTCATTTATGCCGGCAACAAGGATGCTCGGGTCGCCGTTGAAGGCACGCTGGGCAAGAAAGTTGACCTCAAGATCGTCGATAACCTGCGTCCGGTGTTGGAGATGGAGAATCTTCTGCCGGCGCGCGAGGCGATCCATGACCTCTTCCTCGAACACGTCATGGCCCAGGCCCCCGGCTACAAGAAGCTGATGGACATGACCGACGCCCCGATCATGCCGACTCCCGGCGCGGTCGGATTGATCATCAAGACGGTGTCGGAAATCGAGAAGATTGAGGTGGTTGGGGTTGACATCGGCGGCGCTACGACCGACGTGTTTTCGGTGTTCCAGGGGGTCTTCAACCGCACGGTCTCGGCAAATCTGGGTATGAGTTATTCGGTTTCCAACGTGTTCGCCGAGGCCGGACTCGACAATGTCATGCGCTGGGTGCCGTTCCACATGGATGAGCGCGATCTGCGCAACCGCGTCAAGAACAAGATGATCCGGCCGACGACGATCCCGCAGTCGATGGAGGAGTTGATTTTCGAGCAAGCGATCGCCAAGGAAGCGCTGCGGCTGGCCTTTATCCAGCACAAGAATTTCGCGACCGTGCTCAAGGGCGTGCAGCAGCAGCGGACGATCGCGGATGCGTTCGAGCAGAAGGCCTCCGGTCAGACGCTGGTCAACATGATGACGCTGAATATGCTGATCGGCTCGGGCGGCGTGCTGTCGCATGCGCCGCGCCGCCAGCAGTCGGCGCTGATGATGATTGACGCCTTCCTGCCGGAGGGGGTAACCCGCCTGGCGGTGGACTCGATCTTCATGATGCCGCAGTTGGGAGTGCTGTCGACGGTGCATCCGCGGGCCGCGACCGAAGTGTTCGACAAGGACTGCCTGATTCACCTCGGCACCTGCATCGCTCCGGCCGGCGACGCCAAGGAAGGCCGCGAAATGATGAAGTACCGGATCGAGATGCCGGACGGCAAGGTTGAAGAGGGCAAGCTGATGTTCGGCGAGATGAAGCTCTTCAAGCTGGGTCTTGACGAGAAGACCGGCCTGCCGCTCAAGGCGAAGGCGGCCTTTGATCCCGACGGCAAACTGGATCTGGGCGAAGGTCCGGGCAAGCGGCGCGAACTCACAGTTTCCGGCGGCGTGGTCGGGATCATTCTCGACGGGCGCGGCCGACCGTTTGCGGTTCCGACCGATGATGCGACGCGCGTGCGCAAGCTGAAAGAGTGGATGCTGGCGCTCGATATTTATCCGCAGGAAGCGCTGGAACGGGCATAG